One region of Rhodothermales bacterium genomic DNA includes:
- a CDS encoding DUF1501 domain-containing protein: MNRKAPLIYDGPEHEAALCTNRRHFLSTLSLGLGSAALASLLPGCGLGANPNAVGPAAGGILHAPHLAPKAKRVIYLFQSGGPSQMDLFDYKPRMAALHGQELPDSVRNGQRLTGMTANQSTFPMARSYFDFRQHGQSGAWVSELMPHTANIVDDLCFIKSMHTEAINHDPAITFFQTGSQQPGRPSMGAWLSYGLGSDNENLPTFSVLLSRGLQRPQPIYSRLWGAGFLASMHQGVQFRSGRQPVLYLDNPPGVSDVDRRRALDYLAELNGIRAEEFGDPEVHSRIAQYEMAYRMQTSVPEAMDISDEPDDIFQLYGEDARRPGTFAANCILARRLAERGVRFIQLYHMGWDQHSNLPHDIRLQARDTDQASAALVTDLKRRGLLEDTLVVWGGEFGRTIYSQGSLTPDNYGRDHHPRCFTLWMAGGGVKAGTSYGETDEFSYNIVRDPVHVHDFHATMLHLLGIDHEQLTFKHQGRYYRLTDVHGKRVEGVLA; the protein is encoded by the coding sequence ATGAATCGAAAAGCACCCCTTATTTACGACGGGCCCGAGCACGAGGCCGCGCTGTGCACGAACCGCCGGCACTTCCTCTCGACCCTGAGCCTGGGTCTGGGCAGTGCCGCGCTGGCGTCGCTGCTGCCGGGCTGCGGGCTGGGCGCGAACCCGAACGCCGTCGGGCCGGCCGCCGGCGGCATCCTGCATGCGCCGCACCTGGCGCCGAAGGCCAAGCGGGTGATCTACCTCTTCCAGAGCGGCGGCCCGTCGCAGATGGATCTGTTCGATTACAAGCCGCGCATGGCCGCGCTGCACGGGCAGGAGCTGCCGGACTCGGTCCGCAACGGCCAGCGGCTAACGGGGATGACCGCCAACCAGAGCACGTTTCCGATGGCCCGGTCGTATTTCGACTTCAGGCAGCACGGCCAGAGCGGGGCGTGGGTGAGCGAGCTGATGCCGCACACGGCCAACATCGTCGACGACCTGTGCTTCATCAAGTCGATGCACACCGAGGCGATCAATCACGATCCCGCGATCACGTTTTTCCAGACGGGCTCGCAGCAGCCCGGCCGGCCGAGCATGGGCGCGTGGCTCAGCTACGGGCTGGGCAGCGACAACGAAAACCTGCCCACCTTCAGCGTATTGCTCTCGCGCGGGCTGCAGCGCCCCCAGCCGATCTATTCGCGGCTCTGGGGCGCCGGCTTTCTCGCCTCCATGCACCAGGGCGTCCAGTTCCGGTCCGGCCGGCAGCCAGTGCTCTATCTCGACAACCCGCCCGGGGTGAGCGACGTCGACCGCCGGCGGGCCCTGGACTACCTCGCCGAGCTGAACGGCATCCGCGCCGAGGAATTTGGCGACCCCGAGGTGCACTCGCGCATCGCGCAGTACGAGATGGCCTACCGGATGCAGACGTCCGTCCCCGAGGCGATGGACATCTCCGACGAACCAGACGACATCTTCCAGCTGTACGGCGAGGACGCCCGCCGGCCCGGGACGTTTGCGGCCAACTGCATCCTCGCCCGCCGGCTGGCCGAACGCGGCGTGCGGTTCATCCAGCTCTATCACATGGGCTGGGATCAGCACAGCAACCTGCCGCACGACATCCGCCTCCAGGCCAGGGATACCGACCAGGCCAGCGCGGCCCTGGTGACCGACCTCAAGCGGCGCGGGCTGCTCGAAGACACGCTCGTGGTGTGGGGCGGCGAATTCGGGCGAACGATCTACAGCCAGGGTTCGCTCACGCCGGACAACTACGGGCGCGACCACCATCCGCGTTGTTTCACGCTGTGGATGGCCGGCGGCGGCGTCAAGGCCGGCACCAGCTACGGCGAGACCGACGAATTCAGTTACAACATCGTGCGCGACCCGGTGCACGTACACGACTTTCACGCGACCATGCTGCATCTGCTGGGTATCGATCACGAACAACTCACCTTCAAACATCAGGGGCGCTACTACCGGCTGACGGATGTGCACGGAAAACGCGTCGAGGGGGTGCTGGCATGA